The following nucleotide sequence is from Atribacterota bacterium.
AAACCGAGAATATTGGAAACCGCAAGGACTATTTGGCTAATTTATATTTTTATTACTCTTGCAGAGATTATATGCCTATATTTATTTGGCATGCCTTTATTTGATGCAATTATAAATACATTTGGCACTGTTCCTACTGGGGGTTTTAATCTCAAAAATAATAGTATCGCTTATTATAATAATGTTATTTTTGAAATTATTATCATGATTTTTATGTTTATATCCGCTGTTAATTTTAGCTTACATTATCGATTTTTTAGAGGTGATCGAAAAGTATATTATAAAGATCAAGAATTTTTATTTTTTATATCTATTATCTTGATTTCAATATTATTAGTAACTTTACAGTTGAGATTTTCTATTTATGATTCTATACACAATGCTTTAAGATATGCCTCATTTCAAGTTGTATCGATAGTTACCACAACTGGTTTTATAAATGCGGATTATGGTAATTGGCCACACTTTTCACAACTTATTTTAGTGTTATTGATGTTTTTAGGTGGTTGTGTGGGTTCAACTGCCGGAGCCATTAAAAGCGTTAGAATGCTATTGATGTTCAAACAGTTAAAACAAAGCTTTGATAAATTACTCCATCCTCATGCAATAGTGCAAGTTCGTCTGGGAGGTAAAGTTATTTCTGATGATATCATGCAAAGCATTAAATCTTTTTTCCTCATTTATATTTTTGTTTTCATAGCAGGTGTGATGATAATTACTGCTACAGGCTTAGATATTACTAGTGCTATAGGCGCGGTGGCTGCTACTTTAGGAGGCGTAGGACCTGGTTTAGGACTGGTTGGCCCTACTCAGAATTATGCCTTTACTTCTTCTATTGGTAAGATAACTTTAATTATTTGTATGCTTTTAGGTCGTTTAGAAATATACACCGTAATTGTTTTGCTTGTGCCAGAATTCTGGAAAAAATAGCTATCAATCAAAGCTTGATATTTTAGTCTAAAAAATAGGAAAGCTAAAATCAAATCATATTCTCTAGGGAATCTTTTAGATTTAACATTTATAATTTGCTTCCATTCAATTACCTTGGAAAATTAGTAAGCATATCGGTATAATGGGGACGCAAGAATGTTTAGAATATGAGTTATCAAAAAAACATAGAAGGTCTATAATAGATAGATAATAAATACTAGAAGAAAAAACCTGAAGGGAGGAATTTTATATGAAAATAAGCGCCAGAAATATGCTCAAAGGCAAAGTCAAAGCCATTACTGAAGGAGCCGTTAATGATGAGGTGATTATTGGATTACCCAATGGTTTGGAAATTACTTCTGTCATTACCAAATCTTCTGTCCATAACTTGGCATTGGAAGTAGGTAAAGAAGTATATGCAGTTATCAAAGCTAGTAATGTGATGATAGCGGTTGATGAGTAAAATTTGATAGATTTTTTCTTTTATATCATCTTCTGTTGAGTTGACAAAATACTAATATCATTTATAATTTACAGTGGCGTTAGAATGAAATTTCCGTAAAATGATATGTAGTATAATAATAATTAATCTCTTCGATTTGCCTGGTCTAAGGAGTATTCTATGACCGGTAAACACAAGATGCAAAAGGTCTTAAGGGCTTAGATAGAAATGTCAAAGCCTCCCGTGTTTGGAAAGGAGAGAATCATGAAGTTAAAAATATATAGCAGTACTTTTTGATCTAACTTGTTGTTAGAAATATCAAAAGGCGCTGCTATTTTATTTCTGGGGAAAATATTATCTTAGGGAAAGAGTATAAATGTCTATGAAAATAATAAAATGGTTTGCTTATTAAGATGAGAAAAAATATCGATATGTTCTATCTAATTTTTATTTTACTTGGGATCATTACTATCTTGTTTATACTTCTTCCACCACTAAAGACTATTCTCTATACCCCATTGTCTATATTGTGGAATACGATTTTAGACCCGGAAGTAAATTACTCAATCTATTTA
It contains:
- a CDS encoding TrkH family potassium uptake protein, yielding MSFKVIGNMLGKLLMYFSTLMIFPLLAAYHYHEIIAVIAFIWSIIITFLTGLFLQVLCSFKNSIGNKESYLIATLGWVFVSGFSTLPFLFSKTIPDFLNAYFERMSGYTATGATILTDIESNPLSILLWRNEIQWIGGMGIILLVVALLPLLGVSGMRLVKSEFPGFELDKIKPRILETARTIWLIYIFITLAEIICLYLFGMPLFDAIINTFGTVPTGGFNLKNNSIAYYNNVIFEIIIMIFMFISAVNFSLHYRFFRGDRKVYYKDQEFLFFISIILISILLVTLQLRFSIYDSIHNALRYASFQVVSIVTTTGFINADYGNWPHFSQLILVLLMFLGGCVGSTAGAIKSVRMLLMFKQLKQSFDKLLHPHAIVQVRLGGKVISDDIMQSIKSFFLIYIFVFIAGVMIITATGLDITSAIGAVAATLGGVGPGLGLVGPTQNYAFTSSIGKITLIICMLLGRLEIYTVIVLLVPEFWKK
- a CDS encoding molybdopterin-binding protein gives rise to the protein MKISARNMLKGKVKAITEGAVNDEVIIGLPNGLEITSVITKSSVHNLALEVGKEVYAVIKASNVMIAVDE